DNA from Alnus glutinosa chromosome 2, dhAlnGlut1.1, whole genome shotgun sequence:
ATGTAATATTGAGAGGTCTTTCTGGATATGTAGATGGCATTTCCTCATGGTAGCTATTATGTACCACTGGTTCACTACCCAGGAGATCCCAGTTAAATACATCTTGATATTCCTTGGCTTATTTCTTGCCTGTTCACAGATCCTTACTAAGATGGACAGTTTCAAAGAGAAGTCTTGGTGTTGGACTGGCATGTAACAGTGAATGTTATGTTCACGGTTGAACAAGAATTCCATGTGTCTGCAAGTTGATCTTATTTTAATCTTGGAAACATAGTTGACATGGGTTGGATATATAATGGACTTTCTGTAGCTAGTATGGCAGAACAGAATAGTTGTAAGATTAGAAACATATCAACGGGTTGATATGATGAGTGTGAGATATTTATTTGAACTTTATAGAAAAATCAGATGTGTGcttttaaagaacaaaaaactatGTGAGTCATAATGGGGCTTTTAATCGAATGAAAAGGAGGCATGGTTACAGACGCATCAGCTTACTTAATTGCTGTATGTATGTATGCGGGTGCATATGTATTTATCTGTGACTGTATCCCACTCTTTTTGGGGTTTTATGTTTTGGGGGTCTGGTTGTTTTATAGTTTGCTAAACTTGTGGGTGTGTGAGCATCAGTTGGAGTGGGTCAATTTGTGATTGGGGTTTTgcagtatgtatatatatatatacaggttTTGGCATAATCATATTATgttgttcatttttatttaactgTTGTACGTATATATAAACAGTTCTTTATCTATATTATGTTACTCTTTACACATTGTTTATGAAACtgctcttatttattttattttattttggtagCAATATGGGGATATCAGAACTTTATACACCGCATGTAAGCACAGGGGCTTTGTGATGATATCATACTATGATATCCGAGATGCTCGTACTGCAATGCGTGCATTACAAAATAAGCCCTTGAGACGAAGAAAACTTgacattcatttttcaattcccAAGGTTTGAAACAGAATGTTtaatgtttgtttctatgattCAGTTTGGTAGTATTGATTCTATCTATTTCTATATCATGTACCTTTGTCTGTCCACTATATTCCAGGATAACCCATCAGAAAAGGATATTAACCAAGGAACTCTTGTGGTGTTCAATTTGGATCCATCAGTATCAAATGATGACCTTCGTCAAATATTTGGGGCTTATGGGGAGGTCAAAGAGGTGCTAGTTTTTGGACATATATCATTATTACGTATGATTTTTTCATATTCATTCACTCATCCTTGTACACATACATGCACTATTCTGTTTAGTTCCGTAAGTAAAAAGATTTCCCTGTGGATGAAATGCAGATCAGGGAAACACCACACAAGAGACACCATAAATTCATAGAATTTTATGATGTTAGAGGTGCAGAGGCAGCTCTTAGAGCATTAAATAGGAGCGACATAGCTGGGAAACGCATAAAGCTTGAACCTAGCCGCCCTGGTGGAGCACGTCGAAAGTAAGTTTTTAGTTACTTTCctcaactgttttttttttgataagcaagTTCAGTTTTAttgaaagtgtaaggcgcccctacgtacactggaagtatacaacagtaaatacctaactagaaaaggaaaaataagcaAGATTTTCCTCAACTGTTACTGTTGCTGTTATGACATTTGAGCTTATGCATTGTTGTTGCCATTAATTCttgctccttcttcttcttttatctcTCTTAATAGTAAGATTTGAATCCAAGGTCTACAACTGACTGTAAACCAAGGTCTCTCTTAAACAGCATAAATGCCTATATGGAAGTGACTTCAAATACCAAGTATTATAGCATTAGCATATGATTCTATTCAATGCTTTAAGACCTGGACTGGACCATGCAGCCGGACTGCGCAGGCCAGGAATTGGGTCCCAATACTAGCCAGTCGCCCTCTAAAATCCATTTTCAACAAGTAACTGTCCAAACCTGTTGACCCACAGGATCAACCACAAGACCTGTTGGCCAGGGTGTGTGTCAAACCAACCCTGGGCTATGTgaaaaaatatcatcaaagagCTGCTGGAGTGGTTCTTCAAACACAAGTTCAGCAGGTCATAATATCATGATTGGCTAttccaaaatatattttcatcataatatcatgattgttgttacttatcaaaaaaaataatatcatgattgttgttattaatatgtttttacCATTTTAAGTGGGATTAGGCTATTTCAAAATAACAACTGAAAAAGCTTGTTGTGTTGGGGGTTTGAGCCCAATTTTGAAAACATCTAATATCATGGTACACCTTAATGTTGCTGTTACTGTAAGTAATATATTCGTGCTTTGTATAACTGTAGGCGGGAATAAAATGCTTTCAGTATAACTCAGAAAACTTTCCACAATAATATCATGCACTTTTACTGTGTAAAATCTACGGTAACATACTTTCGTGCTTGTTTATTATATTGTTCATACAAATGCtatgaaaattgttaaaaaaaaaataataataataatttatattttttagattctataacattaatttttttttcttctaatttaataaataatttaattggCCCAACTGCTGAAGCTCTGACCCTTGATCCTCTTTTTCTGGTTCAATGAACAGTCCAGTTAGAATATTGATCAATTCGCACTGGACAAACAAATGACTGGAGTGGTATTCCTCCTGATATTCTAAttgaaaactttattcaagATAATCATAAAACAAGTCAATTTGGAAGAGTCCTTCCTTATTGAAACCAGCCCTGCTTCCTCTCAAATAGacttaaaaaatcaaatctttgaAAGAAGTAAATGTCAAGATTATGTCCTCATAGCAAATGAATATCTGGATAGTAGGATCAAATCTGGTGAACCAGTGGTGTTTTGCATACTGGATATTGAGAAAGCCTATGAACATGTCAATTGGGAgttcttgctttatttgttgaGGAGGGTGGTGATGCAGGGTGAAACAAGAATAAATTtgttgttttagtttatttaaattattagttttatttgaatttaattatgggCTTAGCCcaaagttttaagttatttgttgtTCAATAATGGGTTTAGCCCAAAAGTGAGTCACATTAGCTtaggttatttgttatttaataatgggcttggcccttggCCCAAAGTTAGTCatattagggttagggttagggtttagtctaggagcctatttaagcatgatATTCTATTGTAATAAACAGATTATGAGAATTAAGAAAACATTTTTGTTCTTATGAGGTGTgactcctctcttctttcttggtgGTGAGACGCTGCCAAGGCCAGTGAGACGCTGATTTGTTCTTCCCTATTGTTGATTTGGTGAGACTCCAGATTAGCAAAAGGTTTATctttataattttctatttgttttaattCTTGCTGCGtcaattttggtatcagagcatctGCGATTGTTTTCTATCAACAATTGCATGATCCAATTCTTGTATCTGCCATGAGTCAATGGCACCATCGTTGGACTTCTTACAGGTATGATCAGTACCCCCAACCCCCATCTAGTTACGATTACAAAACTGTCCTTCTGAGGAACATAGCTAAtccctccaccaccaccaacgAGCACCATGAAACAGAAAATCGCACAAAGCCCAAAGCCTAAACCTTGCACCCAATCTGGTACCGTCACATGCCATCTCCCTACAAACCACACCAGATTCCACCACCATAGAGCAGACAAAGGAAGCCGAAAATCAAACAAAGCCACAAAACCTAAACCATGTATTGAACCAGGTACGCCTTTGCACTGTACGGCTCGATGATGGTATCACAAACATGGAGCGGTACGTCTTTTCTAGGAAACTGGCAATCACTGCCGTTCATAAACTGCACAAACCATTCAAGCCACTACTGACGCACAACTGAGCATTCGGTCTGTCACTTGCTTCGCCACCCCCCATCCCCACAAATCAAGCAAATGCCCAAACCCACAACGAAACCCCATCAGACATGCCCTCACACCCAATACCAACAATACCCAGACCCCAGCCGCCCTTGATCTCCACACAGCCAAACACCCCAATCCACCTCGAATCATCAATCTTAGCCATtcaaaacccaaagaaaatcccATTAGAAAATCTCAAACAGCCCACCTTCGTTCCACACCCACGGGTAGATACCCAAAAATCAAATCTTTTCAACATCATTCACAAACCCATCCAGACACGGCAAGCCACCATCACGCTAGAATTTTTGTCTCTGCCAGCACCCAAATCACCGTTGTTGCCACCCAAAGACCCACAAACCCCACCGCTGACCCTTTGCCGTGCCCACTACCAAACCGGCGCATCACACCTGCCCTGCGTCGCCGTCATCAGCCCACCACCGGATGGCTGTGACGCCAACCACAGAACCATCACACTGAACCTACACTCTGTCCCACTCCCCACCATCAAGAAACAATCACTCCTAGCCGCCGATCTACACCATTGGGCCACCACTGTGCCGCCGTCGATCCTTGTCGAGTGCCACGCCCAAGGGTGTTGTGAGCCCAACGATCACCATCGAGCTGCCCCTCGTCTACGCTGCCAACCGCTCCGCCTATTCCCTCCGCCTGCTCACAAGCTAAGAGTTGCTAACGTACTGCATCGCGTCCATGCATCTGCAAAACCACGCCACTACTATTGTGTTGCGAGAGGAAGGCCTGAAGAAGGTTCTAATTGGGTTTGTTTCCAGAGAAGGGACAAGGCTGAATTTTATTATGTGTGGTTCAGAAagcggaagaaaaaaaaaaaaataaagactccttgGTTTTGGCAAGGGCTGTTCAATTGGTCCAAGAGGGCAGTAAAtggtcaaaagaaaaaaaaaaaaagaaaaaaaaaaggtgggatGCATGTTTTCAAGCTTTTGTCAGAGATTCAGAAGcaaggcaaagaagaaaaaaaaaaaaatgtttcaaggTTTCGTCAGaagcttcaaattcttttcaAGACTTTTCAGCCGGTCAAAGCCTGCAGGTTTTACAAAAGCAAGAGCAAACAGAAGACAAAATTTCTATTGGGCTTCTTACAACAATGGTCATTATTCTTCGGCCCATATTCAACAGAAAGTTCAAGAATCAAAAGGAAAGCCCGTCGCAAAATTGTCAAATTAGGCTTCGTTCGAAGCATTCTTATTTGAAACTCGAGGTCGAGTATAAGGGtgtcggttggctagttggaaaatgatgtattgTATCTCTTggatttgtttttctgttttagtgAATGACAATCCGTCCGATTTCTTCAATAGCTCCTGTGGTTTGAGACAAAGAGATCTTTTGTCTCATTTTCTGTTTGTTATTGTCATGGAGGCCTtaagtaaaattatttttgcaaCTATTGATGgggattttctctcatttttttgtgGGGTCTAGGCACTCTAGCATGGATGACATTTCACActtgtttgcggatgacactttggttttttgtggggCCAATCCTGATCACCTTCACTATCTACgtgctttattttatgttttgaagctatctccggtttgaagattaatctgGCTAAGTCAGAATTGGTTCTTGTGGGTAATCTTGTTAATGTGGATGGTTGATATTTTGGGTCGTGGGgtttcttctttgcctttgaagtatcttggtcttccgttaGGAGGCCAAGTATAAGGGtgtcggttggctagttggaaaatgatgtatttgtttAAGAGTTGCAAGGttacccttattaagagcaTCATTTTCAATTTACCTACGTACTTCATGTCTCTCTTCCCTCTTCCCATTGGTGTTGCAAACTGCATAGAGAAGCTTCATCGAGATTTCTTAGGGTGCGggctaggtgaagagttcaaatttcacctgattagttggtccaaggtttgccCTCTGATCTCTAAGGGAGGGTTAGGGGTTTGGAACTTGCAGATGTTCAACCATGCTCTTTTAGGGAAATGGTTGTGGTGCTATGTGCgtgagagagatgcttggtggataGTTGTGGTTGATTCTAAatttggcagtttgtggggtgggtggtgttctaaagAGCCTCCTAAGCCGTATGGGGTGAggttgtggaagaatatcaagAGGGGTTGGAGGATGTTTTCTagtcataccagatttgagATGGGTCCAAGATTAGATTCTAGCATGATGTGTGGTCTAGGGAGAAGTCCTTAAGAAAGCTTTTCCTCTTTTATATAGTATTGCTTGTATGAAGGATGCTTTCGTAGCAGTTCATTTGGAGCTCTCTAGTGATTCCCTTTAGTGGAACATAAGTTTTATTAGATTGACTCACAATTGGGATGTGAATATCTTTGCtttgttcttcaatttgttgtattctTGTAGAGTGAGATGGGAAGGtaaagacaagctttggtgggctACCTCCAAAAAGGGTGTTTGTTGTTAGCTTGTACAGTGTCCTTGTCTGTAAGGATGACATTCCTTTCCTTTGTAAGAGTATTTGGCGCACTAAAGTTTCTTTGAGAGTGGCTTTTTTTGCTTGATCGACAGctctagggaagatccttaacATAAACAACCTTAGGAAGTGGCATGTCCTTGTGGTCTATAGATGGTGTATGGGCAAGAGTAATGGGGAGTccgtggatcatcttcttctctattgcGAGGTTGTTTGTGCCTTATGGAGTGCTTTTTTCAGTCGCGTTGGGTTGTCCCAGGTTATGCCTAGTCAAGTGGTTAACTTGTTTGCTTGATGGTGGACTAGTTGTAGCACTTACGGTGCTATTGTGTGGAAAATGATGCCTTTTTGCTtattgtggtgtctttggagggaaataaATTACAGAAGTTTCAAGGATCGCAAGACGTTGTTGGAGCTCAAgtccttttctcttttatactttttatatttgGACATCTGCGTTTATAGTTCCCTTGGTGTTTAGTTTTCATAATTTCcttgttccttttctttttttttttttttttttttttttttttttttttttctagttaagtgtttctcttgtatacttcctatgtacctGAGTTGCAAGTtttcgcttttaatgatatttggattaattattaaaaaaaaaaaaaaagtaaatgtaaAGATGTAGTTCGCCTTCAATGCAGTGGATTCTAAGaaattatatagttatgcaATTCTTTCTTTAAAGAAGACTTTTCAATCTGTTTTTGATTTGACTGATGTAATATTGAAGTATGACGCAGCAAGTTGTTGTATATTTTAGTTGGAGCTGCAAACCTGAACTGGGGAACCGTGAATAaaggaaaataggaaataaagtTGTTACAATTATATTAGTCAGCTTCCAGTGATGATGTTTGAAAAAACCGTGGAGGTTTCTGATGCCTGTGCAACATGATGAACATTTTCGTTTCATGGACAACTTGTTTATCAAAAACTTCCTCTGCCATGTGTAATTTCTGGCTTCTGTTTCGACAGCGTCTGCAACGTGTAGTTATATTGTGAGCTGTCTAGCTTCTCCTATCTTTTGCCTCTTCAAAATTTCTACcccttaatattttttcttatggCTTTTTAAATATCTCTTCCAATTTATTTGGGTGTTATGTGAATTAGGATCATAAtatgttattctttttctttctcagtTCCTAATTAAATTGGTGTCTTGTTACATATTGTTATTGATTTATTAGGCTGTGAAGAAATTAACCTAGTTGTACATCTGATCTTTAGCTTGATGCAACAACTAAGTCAAGAGTTGGAACAAGATGAAATCCGAAGCTTCCGACATCACGTGGGTTCACCAGTGACCAACTCTCCTCCAGGTATTTTTATCTCTAACTACTTTGTATTCCTGGCAACTAAAAATCTTTATGCTTATTCTTATTAATTCCTTGTATGTTCTTGTTGGAAACACATTGTCTGTTATGAGCTGAAATTACTGGGACTTCCATGACAGGTAACTGGCCACAATTTGGTAGCCCAGGTGATCATAATCCTTTGCATGCTTTTAGTAAGTCCCCAGGTCCAGGAAATCTGAGTCCCGTAAGCAGCAACCATTTGCCTGGATTGGCTTCAATTCTCCAACATCATGTATCTAACTCTGCAAAACTTGCACCAATTGGTAAGGACACTGGAAGGGCTAACCATGTGACCCAGATGTTTCCTGACACCGGATTGACGCAAGGAGCAGCCTATCAACATTCCCGTTCCTTTTCTGAGCAGAAGTTCAGCACAAGTCCGGGACCGTTGTCTCCATTTGGTGAATCAAATCCGAATTCATCTGGCATTGGAACATTATCTGGTCCTCAGTTTCTCTGGGGAAGTCCAGGTCCTTACTCTGAGCATTCCAATTCTTCTGCCTGGCAAACATCATCTGTGGGGCACCCATTTGCATCCAGTGGACAGGGTCAGGGTTTTCCGTACACTAGTAGGCAAGGTTCTTTTATTGGTTCACGTAACCAACATCATGTTGGATCTGCCCCATCCGGTGTTCCTCTTGATAGGCAGTTTGGCTTCTTCCCGGAGTCACCAGACACATCCTTCATGAATCCAGTTGCATTTGCAGGTGTGGGTTTAAGTCACAACAATGTGATGAACATTGGTGCCCATGCAGCTATGAGTGCTGGTGTAGGTCTTTCAGGAAACGTGACCGAAAATAGTTCGCCTGGTTTCAGAATGATGTCATTCCCAAGGCATGGTCCCGTGTTCCTTGGCAATGGTTCTTATACAGGATTTGGAGCAACCAGCAATGAGGGGTTAGGTGAACGTGGTCGAAGTCGGCGAGTTGAGAATGGCGGGAACCAGACAGATAGCAAGAAGCAGTACCAGCTTGATTtggaaaaaattatcaatggGGAAGATACTAGGACTACTTTAATGATTAAAAACATCCCTAataagtaagaagaaaataTGATTATTGTTTTGAAATCAGTGCAATTCTCTAAGTTTTTAAATCAGGTGGTCAGAATTCCATGATGGTTTCTGCTTCTGTTGTCTTCCCAGGTACACTTCAAAGATGCTGCTTGCTGCTATTGATGAAAATCACCGCGGTGCTTATGATTTTCTCTACTTGCCAATTGATTTTAAGGTAATACCACTGCACGAAGGTATGATACAATGTTCTTAAATTTCCTCAAACTAGAATTACCACTGATGGTGACAATTGTCTTTTGCAGAATAAGTGCAATGTGGGTTATGCCTTCATCAATATGGTTTCTCCTTCACACATTATCCCCTTCTATGAGgttcaaattttgtttcttttagagTCTCAAGGAGTAGCAATACATACTTTAGATATCCTTCTATAGTTCTATGTTAATATGGTTTATTTTGCTTATGTCCATaaagagaaatatttgttgtGGGTCATTCTGGTTTGTGAGTGTTTTATATTTAAAGAGGAAATTTTTTGCATTTATGTCTGACTGACAATTCACAAAATCTATCTGCTGAATTGAAATAATGGAAATCCTTTAAGCAAGAACTtataccattaaattttttacaggCATTTCACGGAAAGAAGTGGGAGAAGTTCAATAGTGAAAAAGTGGCTTCACTTGCATATGCACGAATCCAGGGCAAGGCCGCCCTTGTGACTCACTTTCAGAATTCAAGCTTAATGAATGAAGATAAGCGATGTCGGCCAATTGTTTTCCACTCGGAGGGTCAAGAGACTGGTGATcaggtaaaaatatttttgacttGTACGACTTTTTTTCCATGGTCATGACAAAAGTAGTTGAAATTTAATGCTCAACAACCTGGAACGTTCTCTCGAGTGcctaaaaaatatttcttgtCAATTAGTTCCTGTATTTTCTAAAATGAGTTGTCTTAGTCTTTGGCATCCTGGCATCATCACATAATATGATGGAAAATGCTGTTGTGTAAACTTTTCCAGTGACATGGcacaaaacaaatttaaaaaacgtTTACTGTGCAACATCATCAAAAAGGGTACATATCATATGACGGCTTAGTGTTTAAGGGTGAAATGACTGATTGAAGAAAAAACAAGGACTAAACTGACACGAAAACTTTTTGAGCAATGGAATTGAAAATTTGGGTAATTTTGGAGGAccatgtatgtgtgtgtgtgtgtgtgtgtgtgtgtgtgtgtgtgtgtgtattttagccattattaaattaaataattttaacttCATGAAAAGATGCTTTGTCAATCATGTATTGATACCTGCTTAGTATTCATTTATATTTCTAGTTATTTCATGTTATTTTTGAGCTTTGATGACGTTCTATCTGGAAGCGATTTCATTGTTAGAGTAATTTCTGCTTATCCTTGATCTTTTTATTAGCAGCTCATGCCTTACATAACGAGGCACTCTAGAGACGCTTTGAACcatgtaattttttaaggaaCAGTTGCATTCatgctgggggggggggggatgttTCAAACTTAAAGCGAAATATATATTCTATGATGtcatcaaataaaaagaaatgaactGTTAGAGGTGATTGtgtgaaacaaaagaaacatttGCTTATTAGAAATTTGAGGTGGGGAGGGGGGCCAATAAGCCTAGAAAATGTATATATGCaggattttcttttattttgggtGGGTGAGTGGAGCGCAAGAGGGATATTCCTGTTTCAGAATTTATAAGACATAGGTGAGGTGAGTGTATCCAAGATTGATTGGAAGCCATTGCCACTTGAATCTGTCTTCCAGAAACCATGTATAATTTTCTGAccatttctctttttctgtaTCCGCCAGGAACCTTTCCTTTCCAACAATTTAAACATATGTATTCGTCAACCAGATGGGTCTTACTTGGGAGATTCATTGGATAGCCCAAAGGGAAATCTGGATGAGAAGCCGGAGAGAAATTAAAAATGTATGGCATCTTACTCGTAGCCTTAAACAGTGGGGGCTAATAGTTGCTAACTGTTGTAGGTAAAGTGTATAAAGTCCAAAGAGGACCAAGTAACGGGCGTATAATTGCTCGAATTATCGGCAGTCTCCATTGATGGGGGGGTACTGGTGAAAATTTCACGAGGAAGTATTGAAGGAAGAGGCGGAGAGCATTTTGTTTATATGTAGAGCTACAAAATGTTAATCAACCAGGGGTGGGGGAGAGGTGGGGAAGAATAATGTGAAGCATATTGCTGAATTGTGTAGTCTTGTGCAGCCATATGCCGGTTTCTGCAGTATCTCAGTTTTTGATCTGGGTGGGTCTTTCAACTACATTTGCAAATATGATTTACCTGTTGATGTGTAAATGTCTTTCTGGTTTTTATgggctgtaaaaaaaaaaaaaaaaaaaaaaagattgtacAGAAGGAAGACAGACAGACAGAACCATCGTGTTCTCTTGTGACTTTGTAGTAAAATGTGTATATATGCTATGGTTGTACAGATGTTCTATTACTCTGCCTGGGGCAGTTTTATATCTTCAAAGGTGCTTTATTATGCTCTGCCATTTATGGCAAGTCGTGGCAGTTTCAAACAGTTGAGTGACGACCTGCGCACTTATAAGATaagataaacaaataattataaaaaaaaaaaagaaaaaaaaaaagatagacaaACTTTTGAAGATCACTACATAAACACGAACATCACAACCAACCTAAATTCTTCGGTAGTGTTGGCAGTTTTTGACACGATCTATGAATTTGATACAaactcaacaaaaaattaacgagttaaaattatatatatatatatatatatatatatatatatatatatatatatatatatatatatatatatatatatatatatatatatatatatataggttgaaTTAAAGTTAACTCGTATAATCATATGCATATATTTCAATAAGACTCGAACCCGATATGTTACATTAATGCTGTCAATTTTTTCCAAAGCTCGCAAACCTAATAGGaactcaacataaaattagcATATTAAGATTGAAAGGTTTGATATCATTTGATTAAATCGACCGAgtttaaattgacatatataatcttatatcaaTGTCTTGAGACATTGAGAAAATTCGAACGCAAATTGTCACCCTAATTCTCAAGGGATTCATTTGCACTCATATTCGAAGATATGGTGATTACAGAGGACAAAACGTTCAACGAATTTGCTTTTTTGCGTCAGTAACATAAATCACGAAATAGGCTTCTTGAACAGTGTTTtgccttaaaaaataaaataaaaaataaaaataaaaataaaaataaaaccactaTTAGCCTGCTTTCACTTTCACAAGTTGTAGCAGAGATGCAtttcttcccttcccttcccttccctctATATCTTAAGTCCCTACAAATATCTTTTCAAGTTTGTAGAGCATCAGCAATTGATCCTGCAAGACTCAACACTTGAAAAGGAGCTCTATTTGCTATGGCTTTGACAGTAAGGGGGCAAGAATCTGTTATCCAAAAGTAGGCAAAGGCCTTTTCCGAGCCTTCTGCAATTGAAACCAAAAAAGTCGATTAAAAATGGTACAGgttcaaaagaaaaaggtgaggGATAGGAACAAATTTAAGTGCTTACCATCCTTGTGAGTGAACCTCTCCCATGACCGCTTAGGAAACACCCCATGGGTCACATAAGCACTCACCTTTGCTGCACCATGAGTTGCCAAAACTTTCTGCAGAACCAGAAAAAGCATAGGAAAACAAAAACGAATGTTAATTCCAGGAACGGTATAACTTATATGCATGAAATGTCCATTTCATC
Protein-coding regions in this window:
- the LOC133861422 gene encoding protein MEI2-like 2 isoform X2 translates to MLLNSAEIDQMDQYLKYSTSGHSEGQFKIPSVDIPAKLGTSAWGIPRGISAYHTSNDVSLFSSSLPVLPHEKCMLNFTDSELGGDSELGGQSVDDNLSKLNKLGQDNECKDPLEDVEANAIGSVLPDDEDELLAGIMDDFDLSGLPSQLEDLEDDLFGSGGGMELEFEPQEHLSIGMSKVSISDGVASNGIGQYTLTNGVGATAGEHPYGEHPSRTLFVRNINSNVEDSELKSLFEQYGDIRTLYTACKHRGFVMISYYDIRDARTAMRALQNKPLRRRKLDIHFSIPKDNPSEKDINQGTLVVFNLDPSVSNDDLRQIFGAYGEVKEIRETPHKRHHKFIEFYDVRGAEAALRALNRSDIAGKRIKLEPSRPGGARRNLMQQLSQELEQDEIRSFRHHVGSPVTNSPPGNWPQFGSPGDHNPLHAFSKSPGPGNLSPVSSNHLPGLASILQHHVSNSAKLAPIGKDTGRANHVTQMFPDTGLTQGAAYQHSRSFSEQKFSTSPGPLSPFGESNPNSSGIGTLSGPQFLWGSPGPYSEHSNSSAWQTSSVGHPFASSGQGQGFPYTSRQGSFIGSRNQHHVGSAPSGVPLDRQFGFFPESPDTSFMNPVAFAGVGLSHNNVMNIGAHAAMSAGVGLSGNVTENSSPGFRMMSFPRHGPVFLGNGSYTGFGATSNEGLGERGRSRRVENGGNQTDSKKQYQLDLEKIINGEDTRTTLMIKNIPNKYTSKMLLAAIDENHRGAYDFLYLPIDFKNKCNVGYAFINMVSPSHIIPFYEAFHGKKWEKFNSEKVASLAYARIQGKAALVTHFQNSSLMNEDKRCRPIVFHSEGQETGDQEPFLSNNLNICIRQPDGSYLGDSLDSPKGNLDEKPERN
- the LOC133861422 gene encoding protein MEI2-like 2 isoform X3 codes for the protein MLLNSAAEIDQMDQYLKYSTSGHSEGQFKIPSVDIPAKLGTSAWGIPRGISAYHTSNDVSLFSSSLPVLPHEKLNFTDSELGGDSELGGQSVDDNLSKLNKLGQDNECKDPLEDVEANAIGSVLPDDEDELLAGIMDDFDLSGLPSQLEDLEDDLFGSGGGMELEFEPQEHLSIGMSKVSISDGVASNGIGQYTLTNGVGATAGEHPYGEHPSRTLFVRNINSNVEDSELKSLFEQYGDIRTLYTACKHRGFVMISYYDIRDARTAMRALQNKPLRRRKLDIHFSIPKDNPSEKDINQGTLVVFNLDPSVSNDDLRQIFGAYGEVKEIRETPHKRHHKFIEFYDVRGAEAALRALNRSDIAGKRIKLEPSRPGGARRNLMQQLSQELEQDEIRSFRHHVGSPVTNSPPGNWPQFGSPGDHNPLHAFSKSPGPGNLSPVSSNHLPGLASILQHHVSNSAKLAPIGKDTGRANHVTQMFPDTGLTQGAAYQHSRSFSEQKFSTSPGPLSPFGESNPNSSGIGTLSGPQFLWGSPGPYSEHSNSSAWQTSSVGHPFASSGQGQGFPYTSRQGSFIGSRNQHHVGSAPSGVPLDRQFGFFPESPDTSFMNPVAFAGVGLSHNNVMNIGAHAAMSAGVGLSGNVTENSSPGFRMMSFPRHGPVFLGNGSYTGFGATSNEGLGERGRSRRVENGGNQTDSKKQYQLDLEKIINGEDTRTTLMIKNIPNKYTSKMLLAAIDENHRGAYDFLYLPIDFKNKCNVGYAFINMVSPSHIIPFYEAFHGKKWEKFNSEKVASLAYARIQGKAALVTHFQNSSLMNEDKRCRPIVFHSEGQETGDQEPFLSNNLNICIRQPDGSYLGDSLDSPKGNLDEKPERN
- the LOC133861422 gene encoding protein MEI2-like 2 isoform X1 encodes the protein MLLNSAAEIDQMDQYLKYSTSGHSEGQFKIPSVDIPAKLGTSAWGIPRGISAYHTSNDVSLFSSSLPVLPHEKCMLNFTDSELGGDSELGGQSVDDNLSKLNKLGQDNECKDPLEDVEANAIGSVLPDDEDELLAGIMDDFDLSGLPSQLEDLEDDLFGSGGGMELEFEPQEHLSIGMSKVSISDGVASNGIGQYTLTNGVGATAGEHPYGEHPSRTLFVRNINSNVEDSELKSLFEQYGDIRTLYTACKHRGFVMISYYDIRDARTAMRALQNKPLRRRKLDIHFSIPKDNPSEKDINQGTLVVFNLDPSVSNDDLRQIFGAYGEVKEIRETPHKRHHKFIEFYDVRGAEAALRALNRSDIAGKRIKLEPSRPGGARRNLMQQLSQELEQDEIRSFRHHVGSPVTNSPPGNWPQFGSPGDHNPLHAFSKSPGPGNLSPVSSNHLPGLASILQHHVSNSAKLAPIGKDTGRANHVTQMFPDTGLTQGAAYQHSRSFSEQKFSTSPGPLSPFGESNPNSSGIGTLSGPQFLWGSPGPYSEHSNSSAWQTSSVGHPFASSGQGQGFPYTSRQGSFIGSRNQHHVGSAPSGVPLDRQFGFFPESPDTSFMNPVAFAGVGLSHNNVMNIGAHAAMSAGVGLSGNVTENSSPGFRMMSFPRHGPVFLGNGSYTGFGATSNEGLGERGRSRRVENGGNQTDSKKQYQLDLEKIINGEDTRTTLMIKNIPNKYTSKMLLAAIDENHRGAYDFLYLPIDFKNKCNVGYAFINMVSPSHIIPFYEAFHGKKWEKFNSEKVASLAYARIQGKAALVTHFQNSSLMNEDKRCRPIVFHSEGQETGDQEPFLSNNLNICIRQPDGSYLGDSLDSPKGNLDEKPERN